DNA from Arthrobacter sp. FW305-BF8:
CCGCGAGAGCTCCGCTTTGCCTACGTCCCCGGCGTGACGCCAGGGAAGTGGATCCGCCGCTGGGAGGAACGGATGCCGGACGTTCCGCTGCACTCGTTCATGTCCGACGGCGGCACACAGCTTTCCGTGCTGCGGGACGGTTCGGCGGACCTGAGCTTTGTCCGCCTGCCGGTGGAGCGCGAAGGGTTGAACGTTATCCCCCTTTATGAGGAGCTGCCCGTGGTGGTGGCGCCCAAGGGACACGAAATCACCGTGTTTGAGGACGTGGCGCTGGAGGACCTCGCCGAGGAAAACTTCCTCGACGCCGATGAACTGGGCGGGCCGGAAATGGCCCTGCAAGTGGTGGCGTCCGGCGCGGGCCTGCTGATACTTCCCATGTCCGTCGCGCGTCATTTCAATACCAAGGACACTGTGGCCCGCCGCCTCACGGGGGCGCCGGCCACAGAGATTGCACTCGCCTGGCCCAGCGACGCCACGGACGAGGTCATCGAGGAGTTCATCGGCAT
Protein-coding regions in this window:
- a CDS encoding LysR family transcriptional regulator substrate-binding protein, which gives rise to MPAEDEPTLDPAPPESPRELRFAYVPGVTPGKWIRRWEERMPDVPLHSFMSDGGTQLSVLRDGSADLSFVRLPVEREGLNVIPLYEELPVVVAPKGHEITVFEDVALEDLAEENFLDADELGGPEMALQVVASGAGLLILPMSVARHFNTKDTVARRLTGAPATEIALAWPSDATDEVIEEFIGIVRGRTAQSSRQPSARQEKPKKAPKPDLRGSGTGAGARKPKVAQRYAPNPDKGRGKGSRKKGKR